In a single window of the Methylorubrum extorquens genome:
- a CDS encoding TIR domain-containing protein, with protein sequence MAGLFDLSGARAVSTKRKVFFSFHYNDIMRVNNVRLSQEFKSSESSSGGRSIEGFYDNSLWESKRLSGPDALKQLIRDGVHNTSVVCVLAGAETYARRWVRYEIARSVIDSKGLLTVHINSIPNHQPPRQPHPLGPNPTAFMGVAQRDDGTYRLCERNYVDGAWKWVWYSDYVSGVPIPMYIGASVRKGVIPLSAWTSEYDWKQGGYNSIGSWIDRAAREAGR encoded by the coding sequence ATGGCCGGATTATTTGATCTTAGTGGTGCCCGCGCAGTCTCAACCAAGCGAAAGGTTTTCTTTTCCTTCCACTACAACGACATCATGCGCGTGAACAATGTTAGGCTCTCGCAGGAGTTTAAAAGTTCCGAAAGCTCAAGTGGAGGTCGATCGATCGAAGGATTTTACGACAATAGCCTTTGGGAAAGCAAAAGGTTGAGCGGACCGGACGCTCTGAAGCAGCTGATCCGGGATGGTGTGCACAACACGTCTGTGGTTTGCGTGCTGGCCGGAGCGGAGACCTACGCGAGGCGGTGGGTTCGCTATGAGATCGCGCGGAGCGTGATCGATAGTAAAGGCCTTCTGACCGTTCACATCAACTCCATTCCGAATCATCAGCCTCCGCGCCAACCACATCCCTTGGGTCCAAATCCCACAGCGTTCATGGGTGTCGCTCAGCGTGACGACGGCACTTACCGCCTCTGCGAGCGGAACTACGTTGACGGCGCGTGGAAGTGGGTGTGGTACTCCGATTACGTGAGCGGTGTACCGATACCGATGTACATCGGCGCCTCAGTTCGAAAGGGCGTCATTCCGCTGTCCGCCTGGACGAGCGAGTACGACTGGAAGCAGGGCGGTTACAACAGCATCGGTAGCTGGATTGACCGCGCCGCGCGTGAGGCGGGCCGCTAG
- a CDS encoding DUF4145 domain-containing protein: MTTESVKPAKKPKTIQADCSECRGIRNCRIRGHFQRRDGDDNYSWHVDWFILQCRGCDSVFARTISTNSEDYDNYYEYDGSTGTTYNETINYWPALAKRPYPEWMSDAGIDAAEVGRLDEALLELYKALNNDLNILAGIAIRTSFDVAASLLKIDENLPFQAKLDKLEELGKIGPQDKGRLKTLVEAGNASAHRGWKPTADDLNTMMDALEYFIYETFVVPTRKARTDAKLVAIDGAVPRRQKRKAE; encoded by the coding sequence GTGACCACCGAATCGGTAAAACCCGCGAAAAAACCAAAAACCATTCAAGCAGATTGTTCGGAATGTCGAGGTATTCGCAACTGTCGAATCAGAGGGCACTTTCAACGTAGAGATGGCGATGATAATTATAGTTGGCATGTTGATTGGTTCATCCTCCAATGCAGAGGTTGTGATAGCGTTTTTGCCCGTACAATAAGCACGAATTCCGAGGACTACGATAATTATTACGAGTATGATGGCAGTACCGGAACAACATATAATGAGACGATAAATTATTGGCCGGCGCTGGCTAAGAGACCATACCCTGAATGGATGTCTGATGCTGGCATCGATGCCGCAGAAGTCGGGCGCCTGGATGAGGCACTACTGGAACTATACAAGGCATTAAACAACGACTTGAACATATTGGCAGGAATAGCAATCAGGACGTCATTTGATGTTGCGGCCAGTCTATTGAAAATAGACGAAAATCTTCCATTTCAGGCGAAGCTTGATAAGCTGGAGGAACTGGGAAAAATTGGCCCTCAAGATAAGGGAAGGCTAAAAACCCTAGTGGAGGCGGGTAACGCTTCGGCGCATAGGGGCTGGAAACCCACAGCGGATGACTTAAATACAATGATGGATGCTCTAGAATATTTTATCTACGAGACATTCGTTGTGCCAACGCGAAAAGCGCGGACTGACGCGAAGCTCGTCGCAATTGATGGGGCCGTCCCACGTCGTCAAAAAAGGAAAGCAGAATAA
- a CDS encoding TIR domain-containing protein, whose product MDRDQLKDTSVTVVLFGAQPPEREWVGHEIRRSDKPGKGLLAIDFHKVKDQQLGADVQGRNLLSYRLVKRGGRTIGSPAMGTIICPRRSRRPTKPPGAEASR is encoded by the coding sequence GTGGATCGAGACCAGTTGAAGGACACCTCCGTCACGGTGGTCCTGTTCGGCGCGCAACCCCCCGAACGCGAATGGGTCGGCCACGAGATCAGGCGCAGCGACAAGCCTGGGAAGGGCCTGCTTGCCATCGACTTCCACAAGGTGAAAGATCAGCAACTCGGCGCGGACGTCCAGGGCAGGAATTTGCTGTCATACCGGTTGGTCAAGCGCGGCGGACGGACGATTGGGTCGCCAGCGATGGGTACAATAATATGTCCGCGTAGATCGAGGCGGCCGACAAAGCCGCCGGGCGCTGAGGCCAGCAGATGA
- a CDS encoding TIR domain-containing protein, which translates to MAKKCFLSFHYKPDNWRVQQVRNIGSIEEQPLLDANKWEEIKKKGDQAIKDWIESNLKGKECLVVLVGEKTADRPWVKYEIKEAWKKGLGVTAVYIHGLKNSDGVQGTKGRDPFVGLSVSGETIVGTTHDTPYSSSTYVYDHIKENIETWVSDAIKARK; encoded by the coding sequence GTGGCGAAGAAATGCTTCCTTAGCTTTCACTATAAGCCCGACAACTGGCGGGTGCAGCAAGTCCGCAACATCGGCTCAATTGAGGAACAGCCGCTGCTCGACGCCAACAAGTGGGAGGAGATCAAGAAGAAGGGTGATCAAGCCATAAAGGATTGGATCGAATCCAACCTAAAGGGTAAAGAATGCCTTGTGGTTTTGGTTGGCGAAAAGACTGCAGATAGGCCCTGGGTCAAGTATGAAATCAAGGAAGCCTGGAAGAAAGGCCTCGGCGTTACAGCCGTGTATATCCACGGCCTCAAAAACTCCGATGGTGTGCAGGGCACGAAGGGGAGAGATCCCTTTGTAGGACTTAGCGTGAGCGGCGAAACGATTGTCGGCACTACACACGATACGCCTTACTCCTCCAGCACGTACGTTTATGACCACATTAAGGAAAATATAGAGACTTGGGTCTCGGATGCAATTAAGGCGCGCAAGTAA
- a CDS encoding thermonuclease family protein: protein MPERQVPLPRWQHQRFEEKVFPLRAAFGAVAILLLCTAAEAETVTGRASVIDGDTLDIRGQRFRLQGVDTPESSQMCGDAAGRDYPCGRKAAFALSDKIGSGNVACDVVGKDRYGRSVAICRLGAEDLNGWLVAQGWGMAYRQYSKAYVSLEDEAKAAKRGIWAGPFTPPWDWRKGKREGDAPGAAAITPAPASPTTKAPAASAAGCQIKGNINRKGDQIYHVPGSRDYDKTVIDVGSGERMFCSEDEAKAAGWRAPRG, encoded by the coding sequence ATGCCAGAACGGCAAGTTCCTTTGCCAAGATGGCAGCATCAGCGCTTCGAAGAAAAAGTGTTCCCGTTGAGGGCCGCATTCGGAGCGGTCGCCATTCTGCTGCTGTGCACGGCGGCGGAGGCGGAAACGGTTACGGGCCGAGCATCAGTCATCGACGGTGACACGCTCGACATTCGCGGGCAGCGATTCCGCCTTCAGGGTGTCGATACGCCGGAAAGCTCGCAGATGTGCGGTGACGCTGCCGGCAGGGACTACCCCTGTGGGCGTAAGGCGGCCTTCGCGCTCTCGGACAAGATCGGCTCGGGAAACGTCGCGTGCGATGTCGTGGGCAAGGATCGATATGGCCGCTCGGTCGCGATCTGCCGTCTCGGCGCCGAGGATCTGAACGGCTGGCTCGTCGCCCAGGGCTGGGGCATGGCCTACCGCCAATACTCCAAGGCCTACGTCTCGCTGGAAGACGAGGCAAAGGCCGCGAAGCGGGGAATCTGGGCTGGCCCGTTCACGCCACCGTGGGATTGGCGCAAGGGCAAGCGGGAAGGCGATGCACCTGGGGCCGCCGCCATCACGCCGGCGCCTGCCTCTCCAACGACGAAGGCCCCTGCGGCTTCAGCGGCTGGCTGCCAGATCAAGGGCAACATCAACCGAAAGGGCGATCAGATCTATCACGTGCCCGGATCTCGAGACTACGACAAGACCGTGATCGACGTCGGCTCAGGCGAACGCATGTTCTGCTCCGAGGACGAAGCGAAGGCGGCTGGGTGGCGGGCTCCGAGGGGGTGA
- a CDS encoding ImmA/IrrE family metallo-endopeptidase, with protein sequence MSAEFMIPVDHPGTFIVEELEARGWQQVDLSYVLGMSPQQLSPLLTGKARITPELATDLGAAFDMPADFFANLQKMYDLSIAKPADPGVRLRSKWLSTFPVREMIKRGWIEETEPSLLDLQMLRFFNKPTVDDIPFIGSGSVIAHAARKLDYDGTTAIQYAWLHRVMKIASLMSPPPYSANALAANLAAIKAHMLDKEDLVKIPSILWDCGVRFVLVEALPSSKIDGVCVWLDGQPVIGMTTRLDRLDNFCFVLRHEIEHVLQGDGQAETFAPIDEFDGNYESSNDLPEEEIRANTAAGEFCVPRQQLNSFIARKSPFISENDVLVFSARLEVHPAIVIGQIQNKTKKYNWLRKYQKGIRHYLMDWQFKDGWGFYAPTGL encoded by the coding sequence ATGTCCGCCGAGTTCATGATCCCTGTAGATCACCCAGGAACGTTCATCGTTGAGGAGCTTGAGGCCCGTGGTTGGCAGCAGGTTGATCTCTCGTATGTTCTCGGCATGTCTCCACAGCAGTTGAGCCCGCTGTTAACCGGCAAGGCACGCATTACGCCTGAGCTAGCTACGGACCTCGGGGCGGCTTTCGATATGCCTGCCGATTTCTTCGCCAATTTGCAGAAGATGTACGATCTCTCCATTGCGAAGCCGGCTGACCCCGGCGTGCGCCTGCGGTCGAAATGGCTTTCGACTTTTCCTGTCCGAGAGATGATCAAGCGCGGCTGGATCGAGGAGACTGAGCCGAGTCTTCTTGACCTTCAGATGCTGCGGTTTTTCAATAAACCTACCGTGGACGACATTCCGTTCATTGGAAGCGGATCGGTCATCGCTCACGCAGCCCGAAAGCTGGACTACGATGGAACCACTGCCATCCAGTACGCGTGGCTTCATCGGGTCATGAAGATCGCGTCCTTGATGAGTCCGCCGCCCTATTCGGCCAATGCTCTCGCGGCGAACTTGGCGGCGATTAAGGCTCACATGCTCGATAAGGAGGACTTAGTCAAAATTCCTTCCATACTTTGGGATTGTGGTGTGCGCTTCGTACTTGTCGAAGCATTGCCGAGTTCGAAGATTGATGGTGTTTGCGTCTGGCTTGACGGGCAGCCCGTAATTGGGATGACGACACGCCTAGATCGCCTCGATAACTTCTGCTTCGTTCTGCGGCACGAGATTGAGCATGTCCTGCAGGGCGACGGACAAGCGGAGACGTTTGCGCCGATAGATGAGTTTGACGGCAATTACGAGAGTAGCAACGATCTACCTGAAGAGGAAATCCGTGCAAACACTGCAGCAGGCGAGTTCTGCGTTCCTAGGCAGCAGCTCAATTCTTTTATTGCACGAAAGAGCCCATTTATCTCCGAAAACGACGTACTTGTTTTTTCGGCTCGCCTTGAAGTTCATCCGGCAATCGTGATCGGACAGATACAAAACAAGACGAAAAAGTACAACTGGCTCAGAAAGTACCAAAAGGGTATCCGCCATTATCTCATGGATTGGCAGTTTAAGGACGGCTGGGGATTTTACGCGCCGACCGGTCTTTAG
- a CDS encoding alpha/beta fold hydrolase encodes MTTTLFLPGASGSATFWRPVAHAAGLDGVFLAWPGLGAEPADAGVNSVDDLVVLAASHVTEPVNIVAQSMGGIVAIRLALIFPDLVRRLVLAVTSGGVPVTDLGGSDWRADYFAAFPTAAGWIATPVPDLSESMRSIKAPTLLLWGDADPISPVPVGERLAALIPDARLRVVEGANHDLAQTHPKAVAEEVRKHLTASG; translated from the coding sequence ATGACCACGACATTGTTCCTTCCCGGCGCGTCAGGCAGCGCGACCTTCTGGCGGCCGGTGGCGCACGCTGCGGGGCTGGACGGCGTGTTCCTCGCATGGCCGGGGCTGGGAGCAGAGCCGGCCGATGCCGGCGTGAACAGCGTCGATGATCTGGTGGTGTTAGCGGCAAGCCACGTCACGGAGCCGGTCAACATCGTCGCGCAGTCGATGGGCGGCATCGTCGCGATCAGGCTGGCCCTCATATTCCCCGACCTTGTGAGGCGCTTGGTGTTGGCCGTCACTTCCGGGGGAGTACCTGTGACCGATTTAGGAGGATCGGACTGGCGTGCCGACTATTTCGCGGCCTTTCCTACTGCTGCTGGTTGGATCGCTACCCCCGTACCAGATCTATCGGAATCGATGCGGAGCATCAAAGCGCCGACCCTTCTGTTGTGGGGCGACGCCGATCCGATCAGTCCCGTCCCGGTGGGTGAACGATTGGCTGCTCTCATTCCGGATGCACGATTGCGTGTCGTCGAGGGGGCCAACCACGATCTAGCCCAAACGCACCCGAAAGCCGTCGCCGAGGAGGTGCGCAAGCATCTGACGGCGAGCGGGTAG
- a CDS encoding cysteine hydrolase family protein: MSDLSTLRGLSGLDTQPPSFKGSALVMIDLQETYRQGVMRLEGVEPALQEAADLLVRARDAGIPIIHIRHDAGPGSPYDVTAPIGQISSEVAPQGSEPVITKAYPNAFVGTDLQAQLEATGVKDIVLAGFMTHMCINSTARGAFSLGFRPTVVASSTATRDLPALDGSIVPAAQLQAASLAALNDLFAVVVGKQTDIPD; encoded by the coding sequence ATGTCAGATCTTTCGACCCTGCGCGGCCTGTCCGGTCTCGACACGCAGCCTCCATCCTTCAAGGGCTCGGCCCTCGTGATGATCGACCTGCAGGAGACCTATCGCCAGGGTGTGATGCGACTCGAAGGTGTCGAGCCCGCCCTTCAGGAAGCTGCCGACCTGCTCGTGCGGGCGCGGGATGCGGGCATCCCAATCATCCACATCCGGCACGATGCCGGACCGGGATCACCCTACGACGTTACGGCACCGATCGGTCAGATCAGCAGCGAGGTGGCCCCTCAGGGTAGCGAGCCGGTGATCACGAAGGCTTACCCGAATGCGTTCGTCGGAACCGACCTCCAGGCGCAGTTGGAGGCGACGGGGGTGAAGGACATCGTCCTGGCAGGCTTCATGACGCACATGTGCATCAACTCCACGGCGCGCGGCGCCTTCAGCCTTGGGTTCCGGCCGACTGTAGTTGCCTCCTCTACGGCGACTCGCGATCTGCCTGCGCTTGACGGTTCGATTGTCCCAGCGGCGCAGCTTCAAGCGGCGAGCCTAGCCGCGCTCAACGACCTTTTCGCCGTGGTCGTAGGCAAACAGACCGACATCCCCGATTGA
- a CDS encoding IS1 family transposase — MNKLSASDRARILHLLCEGNSIRAVTRLTGASKNTVSKLLVDAGKACAAYHDEHVRKVAAKRVQVDEIWSFTYAKQKNVAGAVAAPDGAGDTWTWTAIDADSKLVLSYFIGARDGECAAWFIDDLKARLTNRVQLTSDGHKAYLQAVEDAFGADVDYAQLVKIYGNAPGGATGRYSPAECTGIKKTTVEGSPDEAHVSTSYVERQNLTMRMHMRRFTRLTNAFSKKVENHAYAVALHFMYYNFVRLHAKLRMSPAMAAGVSDRLWEISDIVALVEGMEEQPAKRGPYKKSAE, encoded by the coding sequence ATGAACAAGCTCTCCGCTTCGGATCGCGCGCGCATCCTTCACCTTCTCTGCGAAGGGAATTCGATCCGCGCCGTGACCCGGCTGACGGGCGCGAGCAAGAACACCGTCTCCAAACTGCTGGTGGATGCTGGAAAGGCTTGCGCTGCCTACCACGATGAGCACGTTCGCAAAGTCGCCGCGAAGCGCGTCCAGGTCGATGAGATCTGGAGCTTCACCTACGCCAAGCAGAAGAACGTGGCGGGCGCTGTGGCGGCGCCTGACGGCGCTGGAGACACATGGACGTGGACGGCCATCGATGCCGACAGCAAGCTCGTCCTGTCCTACTTCATCGGCGCTCGGGACGGTGAGTGCGCTGCATGGTTCATCGACGATCTAAAGGCCCGCCTTACCAACCGTGTCCAGCTCACTTCAGACGGTCATAAGGCGTACCTGCAGGCCGTCGAAGACGCCTTCGGTGCCGATGTCGATTACGCCCAGCTCGTGAAGATTTACGGGAACGCCCCTGGTGGCGCTACGGGCCGCTACAGCCCCGCTGAATGCACCGGGATCAAGAAGACCACCGTTGAAGGCTCGCCCGACGAGGCGCACGTCTCCACGTCCTACGTCGAGCGTCAGAACCTCACGATGCGGATGCACATGCGCCGGTTCACCCGGCTCACAAATGCCTTCTCAAAGAAGGTCGAGAACCACGCCTATGCCGTGGCGCTGCACTTCATGTACTACAACTTCGTCCGGCTCCACGCGAAGCTGCGGATGAGCCCAGCTATGGCTGCTGGCGTGTCGGATCGGCTTTGGGAGATTAGCGATATCGTGGCGCTGGTAGAGGGCATGGAAGAGCAGCCGGCGAAGCGGGGTCCCTACAAAAAATCTGCCGAGTAA
- a CDS encoding FAD-binding domain-containing protein, with protein sequence MDRSFPLTRAAGLDSLSDFLAGAGAAYAANRNTDRGPEAEATTSGLSPYLRRRLITEAEVVATADRAFGDGGAEKFVSEVFWRTYFKGHLETHPAAWADYRTLAAAGHDRLAAEPGLRRTYATAVEGRTGIDGFDDWARELVATGWLHNHARMWFASIWIFTLRLPWALGADFFLRHLLDGDPASNTLSWRWVAGLHTRGKHYVARAENIRRYTDGRFDPVGLDEYPDALDEAMPPREVPLPRADAAPRGEIALLLHLDDLHPESLPLGDAKVVRLGGLIAHADGASGRVRSADMAAMADALARAEAHFECPAGDVGTDWGGGLPVVTAWAPVGPSAAALPQGCLRVRRAWDEAAWPRATRGYSRLRSVIPSLLGA encoded by the coding sequence ATGGACCGCAGCTTCCCCCTGACCCGCGCCGCCGGCCTCGACAGCCTCTCCGATTTCCTCGCAGGCGCGGGCGCGGCCTATGCCGCCAACCGCAACACCGACCGGGGGCCGGAAGCCGAGGCGACCACCTCGGGCCTCTCGCCTTATCTCCGCCGGCGCCTGATCACGGAGGCCGAGGTGGTCGCCACCGCCGACCGGGCCTTCGGCGATGGCGGGGCGGAGAAGTTCGTCTCGGAGGTGTTCTGGCGAACCTACTTCAAGGGCCACCTGGAGACCCATCCCGCCGCCTGGGCGGATTATCGCACGCTGGCCGCGGCGGGCCATGACCGCCTCGCCGCCGAACCCGGCCTGAGGCGGACCTATGCAACGGCGGTCGAAGGACGGACAGGCATCGACGGCTTCGACGACTGGGCTCGCGAACTCGTCGCCACGGGCTGGCTCCACAATCACGCCAGGATGTGGTTCGCCTCCATCTGGATCTTCACCCTGCGCCTCCCCTGGGCGCTCGGGGCCGACTTCTTCCTGCGTCATCTCCTCGACGGCGACCCAGCGAGCAACACCCTGTCCTGGCGCTGGGTCGCGGGCCTGCACACGCGCGGCAAGCACTACGTCGCACGCGCCGAGAACATCCGGCGCTATACGGACGGACGCTTCGATCCCGTAGGGCTCGACGAATATCCGGACGCCCTGGACGAGGCGATGCCGCCGCGCGAGGTGCCGCTGCCACGGGCCGACGCCGCCCCGAGGGGCGAGATCGCGTTGCTCCTCCACCTCGACGATCTTCACCCGGAAAGTCTGCCGTTGGGGGATGCGAAGGTGGTTCGGCTCGGCGGCCTGATCGCCCATGCGGACGGCGCGTCCGGGCGCGTCAGGTCGGCGGACATGGCCGCCATGGCTGACGCCCTGGCCCGCGCCGAGGCGCATTTTGAGTGTCCGGCCGGCGATGTTGGAACCGACTGGGGCGGGGGGCTTCCCGTGGTGACGGCTTGGGCACCCGTCGGGCCATCGGCAGCTGCGCTGCCCCAGGGTTGCCTGCGGGTGCGACGGGCGTGGGACGAGGCCGCTTGGCCGAGGGCGACACGCGGGTACTCCCGCCTGCGCTCTGTGATCCCGAGCCTGCTCGGAGCCTGA
- a CDS encoding toll/interleukin-1 receptor domain-containing protein, with protein sequence MSLYELAILGCATPDERTTLTATLRGMIEDFGLAVGTDVRVLDSSNVAGRDKRAAFAAAYFAGDDHADVEAARALFRSSAPVIPTVGPAGDFARHIPDFLQSANGLRRRGDDGALVELASALLECVGLLRKQRRVFVSYRRTESRAAALQLHDLLTARGFDVFLDTHDIRPGDPFQDVLWQRLVDADVMVMLDTPTYFESRWTRQEIGRARAKDIHVLRVIWPEHVPSRLTDLAETVYLEPAELEGSDGPVTRAVADAIVVRVERLRSRAIAARYMAITGKLRADVEKFGGSVEGIGAHRAVAIRLLDDRKIWAYPVVGVPNAEILNDIAEKARRADQGETPVLVYDHVGIRDAWNAHLVWLGEHIRAVRSIKVAEAGWALAAWEG encoded by the coding sequence ATGAGCCTGTACGAGCTTGCGATCCTAGGGTGTGCGACGCCAGACGAGAGGACGACCTTAACCGCGACGCTGCGCGGCATGATCGAAGACTTCGGCCTCGCAGTCGGCACTGACGTGCGCGTTCTCGACAGCTCGAACGTCGCGGGCCGCGACAAGCGTGCGGCGTTCGCCGCGGCCTACTTCGCTGGCGACGATCACGCTGACGTGGAGGCTGCGCGCGCGCTGTTTCGGTCCAGCGCGCCGGTAATCCCCACGGTAGGGCCGGCCGGCGACTTCGCCCGACATATCCCCGATTTCCTGCAATCCGCGAACGGGTTGCGGCGTCGTGGTGACGACGGCGCGCTCGTTGAGCTGGCGTCGGCGCTGCTCGAATGCGTGGGGCTTCTACGGAAACAGCGCCGGGTGTTCGTTAGCTACCGCCGCACTGAATCCCGCGCGGCGGCTCTGCAGCTGCACGACCTCCTCACTGCCCGCGGATTCGATGTGTTCTTGGACACGCACGACATTCGCCCCGGGGACCCGTTCCAGGACGTCCTGTGGCAGCGCCTGGTCGACGCCGACGTTATGGTGATGCTCGACACGCCGACCTACTTCGAGAGCCGCTGGACGCGGCAAGAGATCGGCCGCGCCCGCGCCAAGGACATCCACGTGCTGCGGGTCATATGGCCCGAGCACGTCCCCAGCAGGCTCACCGACTTGGCCGAGACCGTCTATCTCGAACCGGCTGAGCTCGAGGGCTCGGACGGGCCGGTAACGCGCGCGGTCGCAGACGCCATCGTGGTCCGCGTCGAGCGGTTGCGCAGCCGGGCCATCGCGGCCCGGTACATGGCGATCACCGGCAAGCTGCGGGCCGACGTAGAAAAGTTCGGCGGGTCGGTGGAGGGCATCGGGGCTCATCGTGCCGTCGCCATACGGCTTCTCGACGACCGGAAGATCTGGGCCTACCCGGTCGTTGGCGTACCTAACGCCGAGATCCTCAACGACATCGCCGAGAAGGCCCGCCGCGCCGACCAGGGCGAGACCCCGGTGCTGGTCTATGACCACGTCGGCATCCGCGACGCCTGGAACGCGCACCTGGTCTGGTTGGGCGAGCACATCCGGGCCGTGCGTTCCATCAAAGTCGCGGAGGCCGGTTGGGCGCTCGCCGCATGGGAGGGATGA
- a CDS encoding site-specific integrase, whose translation MELDAAESDSGPTPRAFAAPVPFADALPPGLDLLIERLEEHARAARGAFADNTMRAFAADSRIFSAWCGQAGRAMLPATPETVAAFIDAQAEIKARATVERYRSSIAALHRAAGLSNPCADEIVRLAVKRMNRAKGRRQEQAEPLNRGSIERMLDVKTPERRHRRVTEAKRDVPLIALRNAALVAVAYDTLLRRSELVSLYIGDLHRGADGSGTVLVRRSKADQEGEGAIKYLAPDTMAHVDAWLAAAQLVSGPLFRPLSKGGQVGAAALGGGEVARVFRDLATAAGLKLARLPSGHSTRVGATQDMFAAGFELLEVMQAGSWKTPAMPARYGERLRAHRGAARKLATLQNRA comes from the coding sequence ATGGAGCTTGACGCTGCCGAATCCGACTCCGGGCCGACGCCCCGCGCGTTTGCTGCACCGGTCCCGTTCGCCGACGCGCTGCCGCCCGGCCTCGACCTGCTGATCGAGCGGCTCGAGGAACACGCCCGCGCCGCACGCGGGGCTTTCGCCGACAACACGATGCGCGCCTTCGCCGCCGACAGCCGGATTTTTTCGGCATGGTGTGGGCAAGCGGGGAGGGCGATGCTGCCGGCCACCCCTGAAACCGTCGCCGCCTTCATCGACGCCCAGGCCGAGATCAAGGCGCGCGCCACCGTCGAGCGCTACCGCTCCTCGATCGCCGCCCTGCATCGTGCGGCCGGACTTTCGAACCCCTGTGCCGACGAGATCGTCCGGCTCGCGGTGAAGCGAATGAATCGGGCCAAGGGCCGACGCCAGGAACAGGCCGAGCCGCTCAACCGGGGAAGCATTGAGCGCATGCTTGATGTGAAGACGCCCGAGCGACGGCATCGGCGCGTGACCGAGGCGAAACGCGACGTGCCGCTGATCGCGCTGCGCAACGCTGCGCTGGTTGCCGTCGCCTACGACACCCTGCTGCGCCGCTCCGAACTCGTCTCATTATATATAGGGGATCTGCACAGGGGCGCCGATGGCTCCGGCACCGTACTGGTGCGGCGCTCGAAGGCCGACCAGGAAGGGGAGGGGGCTATCAAGTACCTCGCCCCCGACACCATGGCGCATGTAGACGCTTGGCTTGCGGCTGCTCAGCTGGTGAGCGGGCCGCTGTTCCGGCCGCTGAGCAAGGGTGGGCAGGTCGGCGCGGCCGCCCTTGGGGGAGGGGAGGTCGCGCGGGTGTTTCGCGATCTTGCCACAGCGGCCGGGCTGAAGCTTGCGCGACTCCCCTCCGGACACTCGACCCGGGTTGGGGCGACGCAGGACATGTTTGCGGCGGGATTCGAGCTGCTTGAGGTAATGCAGGCCGGCTCGTGGAAGACCCCGGCGATGCCGGCGCGCTATGGTGAGCGCCTGCGAGCCCATCGGGGAGCCGCGAGAAAGTTGGCGACTCTGCAGAACAGAGCATGA
- a CDS encoding type II toxin-antitoxin system RelE/ParE family toxin — protein MFADPALALIETPRAGETRLPVAVIKSARRKLTVLRAASDDRSLRNWKSLHYEKLKGDREGHRSIRLNDQYRMVFTLDEEPEPQIIEVLTIEDYH, from the coding sequence GTGTTCGCCGACCCCGCGCTAGCCCTTATTGAGACGCCACGAGCGGGAGAAACCCGCCTGCCCGTGGCGGTCATTAAGTCTGCGCGCCGAAAACTCACAGTTCTCAGAGCAGCATCCGATGATCGCTCCCTGCGCAATTGGAAGAGTTTGCATTACGAGAAACTAAAAGGCGACCGCGAAGGCCATCGGTCAATAAGACTCAACGACCAGTACCGGATGGTTTTTACGCTTGATGAAGAGCCTGAGCCCCAAATTATTGAGGTGCTGACTATCGAGGATTATCACTAA